From Lepisosteus oculatus isolate fLepOcu1 chromosome 8, fLepOcu1.hap2, whole genome shotgun sequence, one genomic window encodes:
- the f9a gene encoding coagulation factor IXa: MMAKIFLLFIISVVTQECSHNCEASVFLSLRSASDVLRRERRYNKGFLEEMYPGNLERECFEEKCNFEEAREVFENKDKTMEFWYKYVDGDQCASSPCQNGGLCKDDINSYVCWCTSGFDGKNCEIETVRRCDLNNGGCMHFCEPHPQEKVACSCAKGYKLAENRRDCVAEAAFPCGKLGLSVSSSLAGSQSVRRIEADNETESSLPDNSTATLTPILADKKQETRIVGGNTCQPGEIPWQVVMIYKAKAQWFCGGSILSQNWIVTAAHCFGNKIPLRSIIIRAGEHDLTKDEGTESNHHIAEVKIHPQYNSTRSQYNHDIALVRLREPIALREFAVPVCLGPKEFTEGLMQPGDGAVVSGWGKLAQGGAQSVVLQKVEVPFVDRKNCKISSQTEVSRNMFCAGYLGEKKDSCQGDSGGPHVTKYKDTWFLTGIVSWGEGCALDGKYGVYTKVSQYYNWITNILGAGL; the protein is encoded by the exons ATGATGGCAAAAATCTTCTTGCTTTTTATTATCTCTGTGGTGACACAGGAATGTAGCCACAACTGTGAAG CTTCGGTCTTCCTCTCTCTGCGCTCGGCCTCCGACGTGCTGAGGAGAGAGCGGCGCTACAACAAGGGATTTTTAGAGGAGATGTACCCCGGGAACCTGGAGCGCGAGTGCTTTGAGGAGAAATGCAACTTCGAGGAGGCCCGAGAAGTGTTTGAGAACAAggacaaaaca ATGGAGTTCTGGTACAAATATGTTG ATGGAGACCAGTGTGCTTCCTCGCCCTGTCAGAACGGAGGCCTGTGTAAAGACGACATCAATTCCTACGTCTGCTGGTGCACCAGTGGGTTTGATGGCAAGAACTGTGAGATAG AGACTGTCCGGCGGTGTGATCTGAACAATGGAGGGTGCATGCACTTCTGTGAGCCGCACCCTCAGGAAAAGGTGGCGTGTTCCTGTGCGAAGGGATACAAGCTGGCTGAGAACAGGAGGGACTGTGTGGCTGAAG CTGCATTCCCCTGCGGAAAGCTGGGCCTGTCTGTCAGCTCCAGCCTGGCGGGCTCCCAGTCTGTGCGCAGGATCGAGGCGGACAACGAGACGGAGAGCTCCCTTCCGGACAACTCCACCGCCACGCTCACCCCCATCCTCGCCGACAAGAAACAGGAAACGCGCATCGTGGGAGGCAACACCTGCCAGCCCGGAGAGATTCCCTGGCAG GTGGTGATGATCTACAAAGCCAAGGCCCAGTGGTTCTGTGGGGGCTCCATCCTGAGCCAGAACTGGATCGTGACAGCAGCTCACTGCTTTGGCAATAAAATTCCTCTTCGCTCCATCATCATCAGGGCAG GTGAGCACGACCTGACCAAGGACGAGGGCACGGAGAGCAACCACCACATCGCGGAGGTGAAGATCCACCCCCAGTACAACAGCACCAGGAGCCAGTACAACCACGACATCGCCCTCGTGCGCCTCCGCGAGCCCATCGCCCTCCGGGAGTTCGCCGTGCCCGTGTGCCTGGGGCCCAAGGAGTTCACCGAGGGGCTGATGCAGCCGGGCGACGGCGCGGTGGTGAGCGGCTGGGGCAAGCTGGCGCAGGGCGGGGCGCAGTCCGTCGTGCTGCAGAAGGTGGAGGTGCCGTTTGTCGACCGCAAGAACTGCAAGATCAGCAGCCAGACCGAGGTGTCGCGGAACATGTTCTGCGCCGGGTACCTGGGGGAGAAGAAGGACTCTTgccagggggacagtgggggTCCCCATGTCACCAAATACAAGGACACCTGGTTCCTGACGGGCATTGTCAGCTGGGGGGAGGGCTGTGCTTTGGATGGCAAGTACGGCGTTTACACCAAGGTGTCGCAGTACTACAACTGGATCACAAACATCCTGGGCGCCGGCCTCTGA